In Pedobacter sp. WC2423, the following are encoded in one genomic region:
- a CDS encoding acyl-CoA carboxylase subunit beta: MNIEFNKNEDINKQLVYELKTKLKKIFAGGGEKSAAKQKEKGKMLARERVAYLIDKETEFLEIGAFAADGMYAEQGGCPSAGVICGIGYVSGRQCMIVANDATVKAGAWFPMTAKKNLRAQEIAMENRLPVIYLVDSAGVYLPMQDEIFPDKEHFGRMFRNNAMMSADGIVQISAIMGSCVAGGAYLPIMSDEAMIVEGTGSVFLAGSYLVKSAIGEEVDNETLGGATTHCEISGVTDYKQPNDQAALDSIRNMMSMLGEPQSAGFSRVKPQEPKLNPEDIFGILPENREKQYDMHEIIYRLVDNSEFEEYKKEYGQSIICGLGRVDGWAVGIVANQRKVVKSKKGEMQFGGVIYSDSADKAARFIMNCNQKKIPLVFLQDVTGFMVGSRSEQGGIIKDGAKMVNAVANSVVPKFTIVIGNSYGAGNYAMCGKAYDPRLIYAWPSAKIAVMGGSQAAKTLLQIQAASLKSKGETITPEKEAELLKEITDRYDSQTTPFYAASRLWVDGIINPLETRKVISMGIEAANQSPIKRQFNVGIIQT, from the coding sequence ATGAACATCGAATTTAACAAAAACGAAGATATTAATAAGCAGCTGGTATATGAACTTAAAACAAAGCTGAAGAAAATATTTGCTGGAGGGGGAGAAAAGAGTGCGGCGAAGCAAAAAGAAAAAGGTAAAATGCTGGCCAGGGAAAGAGTAGCTTACCTGATCGATAAAGAAACAGAATTTTTAGAGATAGGGGCCTTTGCTGCGGACGGTATGTACGCAGAACAGGGAGGCTGTCCGTCTGCCGGAGTAATTTGTGGGATTGGTTATGTATCGGGACGTCAGTGTATGATTGTCGCCAATGATGCTACTGTGAAAGCGGGGGCGTGGTTTCCAATGACTGCCAAGAAAAATCTTCGTGCGCAGGAAATTGCGATGGAAAACAGACTTCCGGTGATCTACCTGGTAGATAGTGCCGGGGTTTATCTGCCGATGCAGGACGAAATATTTCCTGATAAGGAACACTTTGGAAGAATGTTCAGGAATAATGCAATGATGTCTGCTGACGGAATTGTACAGATTTCAGCAATCATGGGTTCTTGTGTTGCCGGTGGGGCATACTTGCCGATCATGAGTGATGAAGCTATGATTGTGGAGGGAACTGGTTCTGTTTTTCTTGCGGGCTCTTATCTGGTAAAGTCTGCAATTGGTGAAGAGGTTGACAATGAAACATTGGGTGGAGCAACCACACATTGCGAAATATCTGGCGTTACAGATTACAAACAACCGAATGACCAGGCTGCGCTGGATAGTATCCGTAATATGATGAGTATGCTTGGGGAACCTCAATCGGCTGGTTTTAGCCGTGTGAAGCCTCAGGAACCGAAATTAAATCCTGAAGATATATTTGGAATCCTGCCTGAAAACAGAGAGAAACAATATGATATGCACGAAATCATTTACCGCCTGGTAGACAATTCGGAATTTGAAGAATATAAAAAAGAATATGGTCAGAGTATTATTTGTGGTTTAGGCAGGGTAGATGGCTGGGCTGTTGGTATTGTCGCCAATCAGCGTAAAGTCGTCAAGTCTAAAAAAGGCGAAATGCAGTTTGGCGGTGTAATCTATTCTGACAGTGCTGATAAAGCGGCGCGTTTCATTATGAATTGTAACCAGAAGAAAATTCCTTTGGTTTTTTTACAGGATGTGACTGGTTTTATGGTGGGCAGCAGATCGGAGCAAGGCGGGATTATTAAGGATGGTGCAAAAATGGTGAACGCGGTAGCTAATTCAGTGGTCCCTAAATTCACGATTGTTATTGGTAATTCTTATGGTGCTGGTAATTATGCAATGTGCGGTAAGGCCTATGATCCACGATTGATTTATGCATGGCCAAGTGCCAAAATTGCTGTCATGGGTGGTTCTCAGGCTGCAAAGACTTTGTTACAAATTCAGGCCGCTTCACTTAAATCGAAGGGGGAAACAATTACTCCGGAGAAGGAAGCTGAATTGCTGAAAGAGATTACTGACCGTTATGATAGCCAGACGACTCCTTTTTATGCAGCTTCCAGGTTATGGGTAGATGGAATTATTAATCCACTGGAAACACGTAAGGTGATTTCTATGGGAATTGAAGCGGCGAATCAGTCGCCAATAAAAAGACAATTCAATGTTGGAATTATCCAGACCTAG
- a CDS encoding glycoside hydrolase family 2 TIM barrel-domain containing protein has product MSKTTKFRLLKMLFSLLMVMATFNQSSAQDQYELNSGWLCMPSTQVKAKGTEISNASFSLSGWKKAVVPGTVLTTMLENKEVPDPFFGMNNKLIPDIYDTGRDYYTYWFSKDFKEAIPGADGQVWLKFRGINYSCDIFLNGKKVNDKPFKGMYLRKTFNITALLSKSGINRLAVIVYPPDEVGNPNGGQGGDGTIAKGVAHQYTAGWDWIRPIRDRNTGIWDKVYIERTGGVSLDNPHVVTLVPGKREASGQQQPAIIKVSAELKNTTGKPVTGNLVYTMGGQKVSKSVTLKPNSTNEISLPELSFVNPKLWWPAGYGKQDLYALKISFLEKGTKLCDSQTVNVGIREIQTEWNVTTKSKEVLVNGQKIFIKGGNWIISDAMLRFTDARYDTEIRYHRDMNLNLIRIWGGALIERPEFYQACDKYGMLVLQDFWMSGDCNGRWEDPMKLEDQWKRRKYPDDHHLFLESATDMIKMVRNHASLAIWCGGNEITPPDDILIPLRDSILPKLDGTRWFIDYSNSDSMSLNTIGGNGDGPYTIQEVSTFWKDRTFPFNSEVGSVGVGDLESLERFIPKANLIAPVYVAPEKREAKGPSEKVDSVWDYHNYLGVGYEQHILPYGKPADIADFAKKAQLVNYDQYRGLMEGFSSHMWEWYTGVIIWKTQNPWTSMRGQMYDYYLDPNACLFGLRSGSEPLHAMYNPVDGMLMVVNNGFKGRQNIMLDARVFDMDGKETSLTRVFCFLDPASTKKVMSVKKIVDELSAKKGSFLSLQLSDENKNLLSNNLYWLADSKGGYSGLNSLKGSALKMTAKQLKSGQIEVSLSNPANGPVSFFNRVSLVNAQTKKRVLPVFYDDNYFSILPGADKKIIIDYQPEKGVSLPMITLTNYVGQEQTIQINP; this is encoded by the coding sequence ATGTCTAAAACCACCAAATTCCGATTGCTCAAAATGCTGTTTTCTTTGCTGATGGTCATGGCAACATTCAATCAGTCATCAGCTCAAGATCAATATGAACTCAATTCGGGCTGGCTATGTATGCCATCTACTCAAGTAAAAGCAAAGGGTACTGAAATTTCTAATGCTAGCTTCTCTTTGTCAGGCTGGAAAAAAGCTGTAGTTCCTGGAACAGTACTGACCACTATGCTGGAAAATAAAGAGGTACCGGATCCTTTTTTTGGAATGAATAATAAACTGATTCCTGATATTTATGATACAGGAAGGGATTATTATACTTACTGGTTCTCTAAAGATTTTAAGGAAGCAATTCCCGGAGCTGATGGCCAGGTATGGTTGAAATTCAGAGGAATTAACTATAGTTGTGATATCTTTCTGAATGGTAAAAAAGTAAATGATAAACCTTTCAAAGGAATGTACCTGAGGAAAACGTTTAACATTACTGCATTGCTTTCAAAAAGCGGAATAAACAGACTGGCTGTAATTGTTTACCCTCCTGATGAAGTAGGTAACCCGAACGGCGGACAAGGTGGTGATGGAACGATTGCAAAAGGAGTAGCACATCAGTATACTGCCGGATGGGACTGGATTCGTCCGATCAGAGATAGAAATACCGGAATCTGGGATAAAGTATATATTGAAAGAACTGGTGGTGTAAGCCTGGATAATCCGCATGTAGTTACTCTTGTACCTGGAAAACGTGAGGCTTCAGGACAACAGCAGCCTGCAATTATTAAAGTTTCTGCTGAACTTAAAAATACAACTGGCAAACCCGTAACGGGAAACCTGGTTTACACGATGGGAGGGCAGAAGGTCAGCAAATCGGTTACGCTGAAACCTAACAGTACGAATGAAATCAGCCTTCCGGAATTAAGCTTTGTAAATCCTAAGTTATGGTGGCCTGCTGGTTATGGTAAACAAGATCTATATGCTTTAAAAATCAGCTTTTTAGAAAAGGGAACCAAACTTTGTGATAGTCAGACGGTCAATGTAGGAATCAGAGAGATTCAGACAGAATGGAATGTGACCACTAAGAGCAAAGAGGTTTTGGTCAACGGACAAAAGATATTTATTAAAGGAGGTAACTGGATCATTTCTGATGCGATGCTTCGTTTTACGGATGCCAGGTATGATACGGAAATCAGATATCACCGCGATATGAACCTGAATCTGATCAGGATCTGGGGTGGTGCTTTGATTGAACGTCCTGAGTTTTATCAGGCTTGTGATAAATACGGAATGCTGGTTTTACAGGATTTCTGGATGTCGGGAGATTGCAATGGGAGATGGGAAGATCCAATGAAACTGGAAGATCAATGGAAACGCAGAAAATATCCGGATGACCATCATTTATTCCTTGAATCGGCTACTGATATGATTAAAATGGTACGTAACCATGCTTCATTAGCGATTTGGTGCGGAGGAAATGAAATTACTCCGCCAGATGATATTCTGATTCCGTTACGTGATTCAATTTTACCAAAACTGGATGGTACGCGCTGGTTTATTGACTATTCGAATTCAGACAGTATGTCACTGAATACGATTGGTGGAAATGGTGACGGGCCTTATACGATTCAGGAGGTAAGTACTTTCTGGAAAGACCGGACTTTCCCATTCAATTCTGAAGTAGGTTCTGTTGGAGTTGGTGATCTGGAGTCTCTGGAAAGATTTATTCCCAAGGCTAATTTAATCGCTCCTGTTTATGTAGCTCCGGAAAAGCGTGAAGCAAAAGGCCCATCTGAAAAAGTGGATTCTGTATGGGATTATCACAATTATCTGGGAGTAGGTTATGAGCAGCATATTCTGCCTTATGGTAAACCTGCTGATATTGCTGATTTTGCCAAGAAGGCACAATTGGTCAACTATGATCAGTACAGAGGCTTAATGGAAGGCTTCAGTTCTCATATGTGGGAATGGTATACTGGTGTAATTATCTGGAAAACACAGAATCCATGGACTTCCATGCGTGGACAGATGTATGATTATTACCTGGATCCTAATGCTTGTTTATTTGGTTTACGTTCTGGAAGTGAGCCTTTACATGCAATGTATAATCCTGTAGATGGAATGCTGATGGTCGTTAACAATGGCTTTAAGGGCAGACAAAACATCATGCTGGATGCCAGGGTATTTGATATGGATGGAAAAGAGACCTCTTTAACCAGGGTATTCTGTTTCCTTGATCCGGCAAGTACTAAAAAAGTTATGTCAGTTAAAAAGATCGTAGATGAGCTTTCAGCAAAAAAGGGTTCCTTTCTTTCTTTACAGTTGTCAGATGAAAATAAAAACTTATTGAGTAATAACTTATACTGGTTAGCTGATAGTAAAGGCGGTTATTCGGGACTAAATTCACTGAAAGGTTCTGCCCTTAAAATGACTGCAAAACAGTTGAAAAGCGGACAGATTGAAGTTTCTTTAAGCAACCCGGCCAATGGCCCTGTCAGTTTCTTCAACAGAGTCTCCCTGGTGAATGCACAAACTAAAAAAAGAGTTTTACCGGTATTTTATGATGATAACTATTTCTCTATCCTTCCGGGGGCAGACAAAAAGATCATTATAGATTATCAGCCTGAAAAAGGTGTTTCACTGCCAATGATCACTTTAACCAACTATGTTGGACAGGAACAAACCATCCAGATTAATCCCTAG
- the trxB gene encoding thioredoxin-disulfide reductase, producing the protein MNTSQEIEHVQCLIIGSGPAGYTAAIYAARADLKPVLYTGMEAGGQLTQTTDVDNFPGYPNGIMGPEMMEDFRKQAERFGADIRFGYVSSVDFSATPHQVVVDEIKTITADTVIISTGATAKWLGLPSEQHYNGFGVSACAVCDGFFFKNQDVAIVGAGDTAAEEATYLAKLCKKVYMLVRRDEFRASKAMVHRVLNTPNIEVIYNSEAKEVLGNGKNVTGLKILNNKTGEEKDLEVEGFFVAIGHKPNTDIFKGWLDMDDTGYLKTIPGTTKTNIEGVFAAGDVQDHYYRQAVTAAGSGCMAALDAERYLAAKEHEVKAVS; encoded by the coding sequence ATGAATACTTCTCAAGAAATAGAACACGTTCAGTGTCTGATCATAGGTTCGGGTCCAGCAGGTTATACTGCTGCAATTTATGCTGCCAGAGCAGATTTGAAACCAGTGTTGTATACCGGAATGGAAGCTGGAGGACAATTGACGCAGACTACTGATGTTGACAATTTCCCAGGTTATCCTAATGGCATCATGGGCCCTGAAATGATGGAAGATTTCCGCAAGCAAGCAGAACGTTTTGGTGCAGATATCCGTTTTGGTTATGTAAGTTCAGTAGATTTTTCAGCTACACCACATCAGGTTGTGGTAGATGAGATTAAAACAATTACTGCTGATACAGTCATTATCTCTACTGGTGCTACTGCGAAATGGCTGGGCTTACCTAGTGAGCAGCATTACAATGGTTTTGGAGTTTCGGCTTGTGCGGTATGTGATGGTTTCTTCTTCAAAAATCAGGATGTGGCTATTGTTGGTGCAGGAGATACTGCAGCAGAAGAAGCAACTTATCTGGCTAAATTATGTAAGAAAGTATATATGCTGGTACGTCGTGATGAATTCAGAGCTTCTAAAGCAATGGTTCACCGTGTATTAAATACGCCTAATATTGAAGTAATCTATAATTCTGAAGCTAAAGAGGTTTTAGGAAATGGTAAAAATGTAACTGGTCTGAAGATTTTAAATAACAAAACTGGTGAAGAAAAAGATCTGGAAGTAGAGGGATTCTTTGTGGCTATCGGTCATAAACCAAATACTGACATTTTTAAAGGCTGGTTGGATATGGATGATACTGGTTATCTGAAAACTATTCCTGGTACTACAAAAACAAATATTGAAGGTGTTTTTGCAGCTGGTGATGTACAGGATCATTACTACCGTCAGGCAGTAACTGCTGCGGGTTCAGGCTGTATGGCAGCATTGGATGCAGAGCGTTATCTTGCTGCTAAAGAACATGAAGTGAAAGCTGTTTCTTAA
- a CDS encoding sugar MFS transporter, with protein MTTTAKKGMPPIIIIGALFFIFGFVTWLNSVLIPYLKLACELNNFESYLVAFAFYISYLVMAIPSASVLKVTGYKKGMALGLVVMGIGALVFIPAALTRTYSLFLLGLFIQGTGLALLQTASNPYITILGPAESAAKRISIMGICNKVAGAIAPIVLGAIALKDADGFHDRLILMSPAEKIAELNALASRVILPYVIIIIVLIILAVLIYFSTLPEIDTDQEDEAVSQATAGKTSILQFPHLLLGVMTVFLYVGVEVMAGDTIISYAHYQGIPLSTAKFFTTFTLMGMILGYLIGIICIPRYISQENAMKWFAVLGIVLTVISIFTTGYTSVLFIALLGLANSLVWPAIWPLALSGLGRFTKIASSLLIMGIAGGAIIPLCYGALADALNAQQAYWIMVPCYAFIFYYAAAGYKVKSKTY; from the coding sequence ATGACAACAACAGCTAAAAAAGGAATGCCACCTATTATTATAATCGGTGCACTATTCTTTATTTTCGGATTTGTAACCTGGTTAAATTCAGTGTTGATCCCTTATTTGAAACTCGCTTGTGAGCTCAATAATTTTGAGTCTTACCTGGTTGCGTTCGCATTTTATATCAGTTATCTCGTGATGGCTATCCCATCTGCCAGTGTGCTTAAAGTTACGGGCTATAAAAAGGGAATGGCTTTGGGGCTTGTCGTCATGGGGATTGGTGCACTGGTTTTTATTCCGGCAGCATTGACCCGCACTTACAGTTTGTTTTTACTGGGGTTATTTATCCAGGGAACAGGGCTTGCTTTATTACAAACAGCTTCTAATCCTTATATCACGATACTGGGGCCTGCTGAAAGTGCAGCCAAAAGGATCAGTATTATGGGGATTTGTAATAAAGTGGCTGGTGCAATTGCACCGATCGTTTTGGGCGCAATTGCTTTAAAGGATGCCGATGGTTTTCATGACCGCCTGATTTTGATGAGCCCGGCAGAGAAAATCGCTGAACTGAATGCGCTGGCATCAAGAGTAATCCTGCCTTATGTAATCATTATTATTGTACTGATTATTTTAGCTGTACTGATCTACTTTTCAACTTTACCGGAAATAGATACAGATCAGGAAGATGAAGCTGTTTCACAGGCTACTGCCGGCAAAACAAGTATTCTTCAGTTTCCTCACTTGTTGTTAGGTGTAATGACTGTGTTCCTTTATGTAGGAGTAGAAGTAATGGCTGGTGATACCATTATCAGTTATGCGCATTATCAGGGTATTCCACTTTCTACGGCTAAGTTTTTTACCACTTTTACTTTAATGGGAATGATCCTCGGTTATCTGATCGGTATCATTTGTATCCCAAGGTATATCAGCCAGGAAAATGCGATGAAATGGTTTGCGGTACTGGGTATTGTCTTGACTGTAATTTCAATTTTTACTACAGGCTATACTTCAGTTTTATTTATCGCTTTGCTGGGACTGGCAAATTCACTGGTCTGGCCGGCAATCTGGCCGCTGGCGCTTTCAGGGCTGGGCAGATTTACTAAAATAGCCTCTTCTTTATTAATTATGGGTATCGCGGGGGGAGCAATCATTCCGCTTTGTTATGGTGCGCTTGCAGATGCGTTAAATGCACAGCAAGCTTACTGGATCATGGTTCCTTGTTATGCATTTATCTTTTATTATGCAGCGGCAGGGTATAAAGTAAAGAGCAAAACATATTAA
- the nagB gene encoding glucosamine-6-phosphate deaminase, which produces MSRLNLLEETRYEKLPVSVYTDEQTASIEVAKRISSLILSKQEKGEQAVLGLATGATPVKVYKELIRLHKEEGLSFSNVVTFNLDEYYPMKPGSNQSYVRFMNENLFDHIDIKRENINIPDGELKREDIEDFCLKYEQKISGFGGIDLQVLGIGRTGHIGFNEPGSAPNSGTRLVTLDELTRRDASRDFGGVANVPTKAITMGIGTIFKAKEIILMAWNEKKASIVKKAVEGEMSADVPATYLQLSPHVEFILDQDAASSLTRFDTPWLVKDCPWTEEQVTKAVIWLAKTLNKPILKLTEDNYNNNGMAQLAILRGPVYQINIHIFNKLQHTITGWPGGKPNADDSQRPERAEPALKRVIVFSPHPDDDVISMGGTFIRLADQGHQVHVAYQTSGNTAVWDDDVLRFMEFNIDFAESKGEDAKALRDTYDSMRSFISTKLPNQTDPEEIRTVKKLIRKGEAIAGARFAGVIDERIHFMDLPFYDRSKFQKEVSFEDDIVQTMELLQEVKPHQVFAAGDFADPHGTHKVCFNILVEAMTRLRKTESWTKDCWLWLYRGAWHEFETHEIEMAVPLSPQEVERKKLAIFKHQSQKDLPVFPGEDSREFWVRAEARTQETARAYDQLGLAEYEAMEAFVKWKF; this is translated from the coding sequence ATGTCAAGATTAAATTTATTAGAAGAGACGAGATACGAAAAATTGCCGGTCAGTGTCTACACTGATGAACAAACTGCAAGTATTGAAGTGGCAAAAAGAATTTCATCTCTTATTCTGTCAAAACAGGAAAAAGGAGAACAGGCTGTTTTAGGCCTTGCTACCGGAGCCACTCCTGTGAAAGTATATAAAGAGCTGATCCGCCTGCATAAAGAAGAAGGACTTAGCTTCAGCAATGTGGTGACTTTTAATCTGGATGAATATTATCCGATGAAACCTGGATCGAATCAAAGTTATGTTCGTTTCATGAATGAAAATCTTTTTGATCATATTGATATTAAAAGGGAAAATATAAATATTCCGGATGGTGAATTGAAAAGAGAAGATATTGAGGATTTTTGTTTGAAATATGAACAGAAAATCAGTGGTTTCGGGGGGATTGATTTACAAGTGCTCGGGATAGGAAGAACGGGGCACATTGGTTTTAACGAGCCGGGATCTGCGCCTAATTCGGGAACAAGATTAGTAACATTAGATGAACTGACCAGAAGAGATGCTTCCCGTGATTTTGGAGGAGTAGCGAACGTACCTACCAAAGCGATTACTATGGGTATAGGTACTATTTTCAAGGCTAAGGAAATTATCCTGATGGCCTGGAATGAAAAGAAAGCATCAATCGTAAAAAAAGCAGTAGAAGGTGAAATGTCTGCAGATGTACCAGCTACTTATTTACAATTATCTCCTCATGTAGAATTTATTCTGGACCAGGATGCAGCCTCTTCACTGACACGTTTTGATACGCCATGGTTAGTTAAGGATTGCCCATGGACTGAGGAGCAGGTTACTAAAGCAGTTATCTGGTTGGCAAAAACATTAAATAAGCCTATCCTTAAGTTAACGGAAGACAACTATAATAATAATGGTATGGCACAACTGGCTATTTTACGTGGCCCGGTTTATCAGATCAATATTCATATTTTTAATAAACTACAGCATACCATTACTGGCTGGCCGGGTGGTAAACCAAACGCAGATGATAGTCAGCGTCCGGAACGTGCAGAACCTGCATTGAAACGGGTGATCGTTTTCTCTCCGCATCCGGATGATGACGTAATTTCTATGGGGGGTACTTTTATCCGCCTGGCAGATCAGGGACATCAGGTGCATGTGGCTTACCAGACCTCAGGTAATACCGCGGTTTGGGATGATGATGTATTGCGTTTCATGGAATTCAATATAGATTTTGCAGAGTCCAAAGGTGAAGATGCGAAAGCTTTAAGAGATACTTATGATAGCATGCGTAGTTTTATCAGTACAAAATTACCTAACCAGACTGATCCGGAAGAAATTCGTACGGTCAAAAAACTGATCCGTAAAGGTGAGGCTATTGCAGGGGCAAGATTTGCTGGTGTAATCGATGAGCGTATCCATTTTATGGATCTCCCTTTTTATGACAGAAGTAAGTTCCAGAAAGAGGTAAGCTTTGAAGATGATATTGTGCAAACGATGGAGTTGTTACAGGAAGTAAAGCCGCACCAGGTTTTTGCTGCGGGTGATTTTGCAGATCCGCATGGTACCCATAAAGTGTGTTTCAATATTTTAGTGGAAGCGATGACCCGTTTGAGAAAAACTGAAAGCTGGACAAAAGATTGTTGGTTGTGGTTATACAGAGGAGCATGGCATGAGTTTGAAACCCATGAAATTGAAATGGCTGTACCACTTTCACCACAAGAAGTGGAAAGAAAAAAACTTGCGATCTTCAAACATCAGTCGCAAAAGGACCTGCCTGTTTTTCCGGGTGAAGATTCAAGAGAGTTCTGGGTAAGGGCAGAGGCACGTACGCAGGAAACTGCCAGGGCTTATGATCAACTCGGGCTGGCTGAATATGAAGCTATGGAAGCATTTGTGAAGTGGAAGTTTTAA
- a CDS encoding toxin-antitoxin system YwqK family antitoxin, with protein sequence MKRILVCFFLLFAGFSTYAQIKKVLLDDKDQLTLDSTQAVTYGVLGKISGDSVYTFKKYDFSGVLLASGSFRDDDMEIPVGKFVYYSWITPENNNRNDGFEINGKERYIELIGSYQNGRRDGRWITFYPDGKMKQIITFSQGIIHGPYKAFDSRGVEQVSGLYTNGKKEGTWTLSDGKQENEYVNDQLVSTLKGKKLREKQAERTKTN encoded by the coding sequence ATGAAACGGATACTTGTTTGTTTTTTTCTGCTGTTCGCGGGATTTAGTACTTATGCCCAGATCAAAAAGGTTTTACTTGATGATAAGGATCAGCTTACGCTGGACTCTACTCAGGCAGTAACTTATGGTGTGCTGGGTAAAATCAGCGGAGACAGCGTCTATACTTTTAAAAAGTATGATTTTAGCGGTGTACTATTAGCTTCTGGTTCTTTCAGGGATGATGATATGGAAATACCTGTAGGTAAATTCGTTTATTACAGCTGGATTACGCCCGAAAATAACAATCGGAATGACGGCTTTGAGATCAACGGAAAGGAAAGATATATTGAACTGATTGGTTCTTATCAGAATGGAAGACGTGATGGCCGCTGGATTACTTTTTATCCGGACGGAAAAATGAAACAGATCATTACTTTTTCGCAGGGTATTATCCATGGACCTTATAAAGCTTTTGACAGCAGAGGTGTGGAGCAGGTTTCTGGTTTGTATACTAATGGAAAAAAAGAAGGCACCTGGACGCTTAGTGACGGTAAACAGGAAAATGAATATGTCAATGATCAGCTGGTTTCTACTTTAAAAGGTAAAAAACTCCGCGAAAAGCAGGCAGAGCGCACAAAGACAAATTAG
- a CDS encoding glycoside hydrolase family 125 protein: MNRKDFITSTGLLTAGLFLSKDLSAFELAYPNVRVPLNKRKFSSPAVEKAILKFQQKVSDKELGWLFNNCLPNTLDTTVSFAMKDGKPDTYVITGDIDAMWLRDSSAQVWPYLAFMKEDKKLQQLVAGIIHRQAHYVIKDPYANAFYKDGEQKSEWAGDHTDMQPGVHERKWEIDSLCYPMRLAYNYWKMTGDATPFDEEWKTAVHTILKTFKEQQRKTGLGPYHFQRDTAKPTDSLPMAGYGFPVKPVGLICSMFRPSDDATIFPFLIPSNFFAVVSLKQMAEMFRAIFKEEAFAAELSALATEVETAIQKYAVVEHPVYGKIYAFEVDGFGNVNLMDDSNVPSLLSLPYLNAVPVTDPVYQNTRKFALSEHNPYFYKGKDIEGIGGPHVEQQDMIWPLSIICRGLTSTDDEEIKQCIAALKKTHAGTGFMHESFKKDHPEIFTRPWFAWTNTIFGEFLWEVFLARPHLLS, translated from the coding sequence ATGAACAGAAAAGATTTCATTACCAGCACAGGTTTGCTGACTGCCGGTTTGTTTTTGAGTAAAGATTTAAGCGCATTTGAGTTAGCTTATCCAAATGTAAGAGTACCGTTGAACAAGAGAAAATTCAGTAGTCCGGCGGTAGAGAAAGCTATCCTTAAATTCCAGCAGAAAGTTTCGGATAAAGAGTTAGGCTGGTTATTTAATAACTGTTTGCCGAATACCCTGGATACGACAGTTTCATTTGCAATGAAAGATGGCAAGCCTGATACTTATGTGATTACCGGAGATATTGATGCGATGTGGCTCAGAGATAGTTCTGCGCAGGTCTGGCCTTATCTTGCCTTTATGAAAGAGGATAAAAAACTACAGCAGTTAGTTGCAGGGATTATCCACCGTCAGGCACATTATGTGATTAAGGATCCTTATGCGAATGCATTTTACAAGGATGGAGAACAGAAAAGTGAATGGGCAGGTGACCATACTGATATGCAGCCTGGTGTTCATGAACGTAAATGGGAAATAGATTCACTTTGTTATCCGATGCGTCTGGCTTATAATTACTGGAAAATGACTGGTGATGCCACCCCGTTTGATGAGGAATGGAAAACAGCTGTTCATACGATCCTGAAAACTTTTAAAGAGCAGCAACGTAAAACAGGTTTGGGTCCATATCATTTTCAGCGTGATACCGCTAAACCAACAGATAGTTTACCAATGGCGGGTTATGGCTTTCCGGTAAAACCAGTTGGTTTGATCTGTTCGATGTTCAGACCAAGTGATGATGCCACGATCTTCCCTTTCCTGATCCCGTCTAACTTTTTTGCTGTCGTGAGTTTGAAACAAATGGCAGAAATGTTCAGGGCAATTTTCAAGGAAGAAGCTTTTGCTGCTGAACTGAGTGCTTTGGCAACAGAAGTGGAAACTGCAATTCAGAAATATGCAGTTGTTGAACACCCTGTTTATGGAAAAATCTATGCTTTTGAAGTGGATGGATTTGGCAACGTAAACCTGATGGATGATTCCAATGTGCCAAGTTTGCTTTCTCTTCCTTACCTGAATGCAGTACCTGTAACAGATCCTGTTTATCAGAATACCCGGAAATTTGCACTATCAGAACATAATCCATATTTTTATAAAGGGAAGGATATAGAAGGAATCGGAGGTCCGCACGTGGAGCAGCAGGACATGATCTGGCCGCTGAGTATCATTTGCAGAGGATTGACCAGTACAGATGACGAAGAGATTAAACAATGTATTGCTGCCTTGAAAAAAACGCATGCCGGTACTGGTTTTATGCATGAGTCTTTTAAAAAGGACCATCCCGAAATCTTTACAAGACCATGGTTTGCCTGGACAAATACGATCTTCGGCGAGTTTTTATGGGAAGTGTTTTTAGCACGCCCGCATTTATTGAGCTAA